A section of the Candidatus Hydrogenedentota bacterium genome encodes:
- a CDS encoding sigma-70 family RNA polymerase sigma factor, with translation MNDLEQIVRAAQEGDTKAFTTLVSRFERFALDRAHAWVNDRHRAEEIVQEAFLEAALKLHQLDTPVAFASWFKRIVVKQCDRVTRLKSHPTVELTAASGAQDLAPLAPARMASDGRNSLVALALTTLSPDQRDLIHAVYWENEPQKDLAERLGLPLTTVKKRLYTARQKMAEFLGQTAANERDDAPDESEAFPRDVQIFMAAWHGHASRVETLLAESPELAEATNDEGLSLLLFAAHAAHYSGNDRVVQMLLSRGVRPGRFERGALGIPSNPLAGTIDFAGPWRRTALHWAVCGGHLGLAKELILRGANPNLPDQWGCTAVHLAADFGHGDVLSFLLGAGGDPRRVMNNGKGLMHLAAGHPSRGLIGIARNAGLSLDLFAAASLGDLDLAHRLIRRDSDSVNQRLKIGASPLNIAAERGHEELAEYLIARGAKLDPISAIALGRNEALLEMLAQQPGTIDKHAGSFGFTPLHAASVRGQDGLVRLLLHQGAEVNRCDRMFRKTPLQEALFFGRESAARLLYLHGGRMGVGKGN, from the coding sequence ATGAACGACCTTGAACAGATAGTCCGCGCCGCGCAAGAAGGCGACACCAAAGCGTTTACGACGCTGGTGTCGCGCTTTGAGCGTTTTGCGCTGGATCGCGCCCATGCCTGGGTCAATGATCGGCACCGGGCCGAGGAAATCGTGCAGGAGGCCTTCCTGGAGGCGGCCCTGAAGCTGCACCAGCTCGATACGCCCGTGGCCTTTGCCTCATGGTTCAAGCGGATTGTGGTGAAGCAGTGCGACCGGGTGACGCGGCTCAAATCCCACCCCACGGTGGAATTGACGGCGGCGTCGGGCGCGCAGGACCTGGCGCCTCTGGCCCCGGCGCGCATGGCGTCGGACGGTCGCAACTCGCTCGTCGCCCTGGCCCTCACGACCCTTTCCCCCGACCAGCGGGATTTGATCCATGCGGTTTATTGGGAAAATGAGCCCCAGAAAGACCTCGCCGAGCGCCTGGGCCTGCCCCTGACCACGGTGAAGAAGCGCCTCTACACTGCGCGGCAGAAGATGGCGGAGTTTCTCGGCCAGACCGCCGCGAACGAGCGCGACGATGCGCCCGACGAGAGCGAGGCCTTTCCGCGCGATGTACAGATTTTCATGGCGGCGTGGCACGGCCATGCGAGCCGCGTGGAGACGCTGCTGGCGGAATCGCCCGAGCTGGCCGAGGCTACTAACGACGAGGGCCTTTCTCTGCTGCTTTTTGCGGCTCATGCGGCCCACTACTCCGGCAATGATCGCGTGGTGCAGATGCTCCTGTCGCGCGGCGTGCGACCGGGGCGTTTCGAGCGGGGCGCGCTGGGTATCCCCTCCAATCCGCTGGCCGGCACGATAGATTTCGCCGGACCCTGGCGGCGCACCGCGCTGCACTGGGCCGTGTGCGGCGGACATCTCGGACTCGCGAAGGAACTCATCCTGCGCGGCGCCAATCCCAACCTGCCCGATCAATGGGGCTGCACGGCGGTTCACCTCGCGGCGGACTTCGGTCACGGTGATGTGCTCTCTTTCCTGCTGGGCGCGGGCGGCGATCCGCGCCGCGTGATGAACAACGGCAAGGGCCTCATGCACCTCGCGGCGGGACACCCGAGCCGGGGACTTATCGGTATTGCGCGTAACGCGGGCCTCTCGCTCGATTTGTTTGCCGCCGCTTCGCTGGGCGATCTGGACCTGGCCCACCGCTTGATACGGCGGGATTCGGACAGCGTGAACCAGCGCCTGAAAATCGGTGCGTCGCCCCTCAATATCGCCGCCGAGCGCGGACACGAGGAATTGGCGGAGTACCTGATCGCGCGCGGGGCCAAGCTGGATCCCATCAGCGCCATCGCCCTCGGGCGCAACGAGGCCCTGCTGGAGATGCTGGCGCAGCAGCCGGGCACCATCGACAAACACGCGGGTTCCTTCGGCTTTACACCACTCCACGCGGCTTCGGTACGCGGCCAGGACGGCCTTGTGCGGCTCCTGCTCCACCAGGGCGCGGAAGTGAACCGCTGCGACCGGATGTTTCGGAAGACGCCCCTCCAAGAGGCGCTGTTTTTCGGGCGCGAGAGCGCCGCACGGCTGCTGTATCTCCACGGCGGGCGGATGGGGGTGGGGAAGGGGAATTAA
- a CDS encoding adenosylhomocysteinase: MAIAEIDIFPAIDAELPYKVADMSLADWGRKELDLAEIEMPGLMAIRERYSKDKPLTGAVIMGSLHMTIQTAVLIETLVALGAEVRWASCNIFSTQDHAAAAIAKAGVPVFAWKGETLEEYWWCTYQAMLFSGGRTLNMIVDDGGDATLLIHRGYDFEEHYNAHGVLPDICTDNDEIRIVDSLLHRVHADDQNIWHRTVENWIGVSEETTTGVHRLYHMMKEGKLRTRAMNVNDSVTKSKFDNLYGCRESLADGIKRATDVMIAGKVVVVAGYGDVGKGCADAMKGLGARVMVTEIDPICALQAAMEGYQVLTMNDAAPQGDIFVTTTGCCDVITLDHMKAMKNNAIVCNIGHFDSEIQIAALEREPGVTELEIKPQVDKFTFPNGNSIIVLAKGRLVNLGCATGHPSFVMSNSFANQTLAQIALFTKTSEFEIGKVYTLPKTLDEEVARLHLEKLGVKLDALTPAQSKYMGIPVEGPYKPEHYRY; the protein is encoded by the coding sequence ATGGCAATCGCCGAAATCGACATTTTCCCGGCCATCGACGCCGAACTGCCCTACAAAGTCGCCGACATGAGCCTGGCCGACTGGGGACGGAAGGAATTGGACCTGGCCGAGATCGAGATGCCCGGTCTCATGGCCATCCGCGAACGCTATTCCAAGGACAAGCCCCTCACCGGCGCGGTCATCATGGGTTCGCTCCATATGACCATCCAGACGGCGGTGCTCATCGAGACGCTGGTGGCCCTGGGTGCCGAAGTGCGCTGGGCGAGCTGCAACATCTTCTCGACGCAGGATCACGCGGCGGCGGCCATCGCCAAGGCGGGCGTGCCCGTGTTCGCGTGGAAAGGCGAGACGCTGGAGGAATACTGGTGGTGTACCTACCAGGCCATGCTCTTCTCCGGCGGCCGCACGCTGAACATGATCGTGGACGATGGCGGAGACGCTACGCTGCTGATCCACCGCGGCTATGATTTCGAAGAGCACTACAACGCCCACGGCGTGCTGCCCGACATCTGCACGGACAACGACGAGATCCGCATCGTGGATTCGCTGCTGCACCGCGTCCACGCCGACGACCAGAACATCTGGCACCGCACGGTGGAAAACTGGATCGGCGTCTCCGAGGAGACCACGACCGGCGTGCACCGCCTCTATCACATGATGAAAGAGGGCAAGCTTCGCACCCGCGCGATGAACGTGAACGACTCCGTCACCAAGTCGAAGTTCGACAACCTCTACGGCTGCCGCGAGTCCCTCGCCGACGGCATCAAGCGCGCGACCGACGTGATGATCGCCGGCAAGGTGGTCGTGGTCGCGGGCTACGGCGACGTGGGCAAGGGCTGCGCCGACGCGATGAAGGGCCTGGGCGCCCGCGTGATGGTCACCGAAATCGACCCCATCTGCGCGCTTCAGGCGGCGATGGAAGGCTACCAGGTGCTCACCATGAACGACGCCGCGCCCCAGGGCGACATCTTCGTCACCACCACCGGCTGCTGCGACGTGATCACCCTGGACCACATGAAGGCCATGAAGAACAACGCCATCGTGTGCAACATAGGCCACTTCGACTCCGAGATCCAGATCGCGGCCCTCGAGCGCGAGCCCGGCGTGACCGAACTGGAAATCAAGCCCCAGGTGGACAAGTTCACCTTCCCGAACGGCAACTCCATCATCGTGCTGGCCAAGGGCCGCCTGGTGAACCTCGGCTGCGCCACGGGTCACCCCTCCTTCGTGATGTCCAACTCCTTCGCGAACCAGACCCTCGCCCAGATCGCCCTTTTCACCAAGACCAGCGAATTCGAAATCGGCAAGGTCTATACCCTGCCCAAGACGTTGGATGAAGAAGTGGCCCGCCTCCACCTGGAAAAGCTCGGCGTGAAGCTCGACGCGCTCACCCCCGCCCAGTCCAAGTATATGGGCATTCCGGTGGAAGGCCCCTACAAGCCCGAGCACTACCGCTACTAA
- a CDS encoding DUF1593 domain-containing protein, translating into MRVAIALITVALALCGMISTASAEDAAKPRVFVSTDIGGSDPDDFQSMVHYLVYADHFDTEGLISSPPDKGRAEHILEAIAAYEKDYDNLRTWSTDYPTPDALRAVVRQGAIDPQPGDVPEAPSEGAKLLVERALADDPRPLYVLVWGSITDVAQAVHANPAIKTKIRVHFIGSWNTSQDRKSRNYLFNNHPDLWWIESDFTFRGMYMGGNQDGEWGNVEFPRLHVAGHGALGELFMVQKSDIKMGDTPSVLYMLHGDPATPEAEHWGGAYIRPEPEARPTYWHDSPDPALKHKDKPGAVTVNKWRVDYLEDWKHRMDRAQAKKPTP; encoded by the coding sequence ATGAGAGTCGCCATCGCCCTCATTACCGTCGCACTCGCCCTGTGCGGCATGATCTCCACGGCAAGCGCCGAGGATGCCGCCAAGCCCCGCGTCTTCGTCTCCACCGACATCGGCGGCAGCGACCCGGATGACTTTCAATCCATGGTGCACTATCTGGTCTATGCCGATCACTTCGACACCGAGGGCCTGATCAGTTCGCCGCCGGACAAAGGCCGCGCGGAACATATCCTGGAAGCCATCGCGGCCTATGAAAAGGACTACGACAACCTGCGCACCTGGTCGACGGATTACCCGACGCCGGATGCGCTGCGCGCCGTGGTGCGCCAGGGCGCGATCGATCCACAGCCGGGCGACGTGCCGGAAGCGCCGAGCGAAGGGGCAAAGCTGCTCGTCGAACGCGCCCTGGCCGACGACCCGCGTCCGCTCTACGTGCTCGTCTGGGGCTCCATCACCGATGTGGCCCAGGCGGTCCATGCGAATCCGGCGATTAAGACGAAGATTCGCGTTCATTTCATTGGCTCCTGGAACACGTCGCAGGACCGGAAGTCGCGCAATTACCTCTTCAACAACCACCCCGATCTGTGGTGGATCGAAAGCGACTTCACCTTTCGCGGCATGTACATGGGCGGCAACCAGGACGGGGAATGGGGCAATGTAGAGTTTCCCAGACTCCACGTGGCGGGGCACGGCGCGCTGGGCGAACTGTTCATGGTGCAGAAATCCGACATCAAGATGGGCGACACGCCGAGCGTGCTCTATATGCTTCACGGCGATCCCGCCACGCCGGAAGCGGAGCATTGGGGCGGTGCCTACATCCGCCCCGAACCGGAAGCTCGCCCGACCTACTGGCACGACAGCCCTGATCCGGCCTTAAAGCACAAGGACAAGCCCGGCGCGGTGACGGTGAACAAATGGCGCGTGGACTACCTCGAAGACTGGAAACACCGCATGGACCGTGCGCAAGCGAAGAAGCCGACGCCATAA
- a CDS encoding DUF2809 domain-containing protein, whose product MARGLPRRLETPHGPCASEEADAIRFGILRIARGKSLAYLLCAIVVALLGLASRRFGDSLPAFLAEYAGDTLWALLVFLGVSALRPDARLWIRGAMALGVAFLVELSQLYHAPWIDGIRATTIGGLVLGFGFLWSDLVCYAVGVTIGMSLDRAVRRD is encoded by the coding sequence ATGGCGCGTGGACTACCTCGAAGACTGGAAACACCGCATGGACCGTGCGCAAGCGAAGAAGCCGACGCCATAAGGTTCGGGATCCTGCGAATAGCGCGTGGTAAATCGCTCGCCTATCTGCTGTGCGCGATAGTCGTCGCGCTGCTCGGGTTGGCGTCGCGGCGCTTCGGTGACTCGCTGCCGGCCTTCCTGGCCGAATACGCGGGTGACACCCTGTGGGCGCTTCTCGTTTTTCTCGGCGTCAGCGCCCTGCGCCCCGATGCCCGGCTTTGGATCCGGGGCGCGATGGCGCTGGGGGTTGCCTTCCTGGTAGAACTGAGCCAGCTCTACCACGCCCCCTGGATCGATGGGATTCGCGCAACAACGATTGGTGGTCTCGTGTTGGGTTTCGGTTTTCTTTGGAGTGATTTGGTCTGCTATGCCGTGGGGGTGACTATCGGAATGTCTCTCGATAGGGCTGTGCGAAGGGACTGA
- a CDS encoding mechanosensitive ion channel, with protein MNSPQYLRPHAIALLAAIFLATPAPAQLGPMGAKATAQEEEKTTMPVPLDDIEADRAWAQQRFEEASAGLADARAAVTRLDAGAPDGIESSLKELVTIQGYRALGLKQHLDLLAEVEVTRQELRQLRADEMTEAGPEAGPEAVPEAAGAGGIMAALAIWQELDELKQREEADKLRINTYTRGREQADILLERTAQDYRRALESLEGARNDEAIKLARAEVELQRAAREFARERVYYFATREQAHVDITARNEIQHRKAAWRLDRVVGRLSLPEADLKAREAAIRAEITEIEATLVVLAQEDKVLQDQLQRAKAASTLSAEKTEPLADPAPDMHLLLDRAANLRATIDDLITIHLVWLNLELTWWQRRHQYDTNPSADLLRQSSYSIDTSLSQAADLIRLVNLTREDVNRQLANATAQGPEHDAYRQELNRRAERLTRGGELARGVVAFLSLWKAELASASESLDLGERTGAWFAARRSDVEHLWHFELFAVEDRIMVDGEVIVEERPVTVGKVVLALLVLAAGLVVARWIGRGAGFLLAPIYRRQWGNRLIIERVIHAGAVVAVVVLALITVKIPLTVFAFLGGALAIGVGFGAQNLINNFISGFILLAERPIRTGDIIEVEGTRGKVEAIGERCTRVRRFDGIEILIPNSQLLEQSVTNMTHSDQRVRARIAVGVAYGSPTRKVQELLAEAALEHPLVIADPPPLALFEELGESAMNFALYFWVDLPAQPDARVVTSDLLHRIYERFKAANITFAYPQRDIHLDTNGPVPVTLSPARVAVNDGPAEP; from the coding sequence GTGAATTCACCACAATATCTCCGCCCCCATGCGATTGCTCTGCTTGCCGCAATCTTCCTCGCCACGCCCGCCCCGGCCCAGCTCGGCCCGATGGGGGCGAAAGCCACGGCGCAGGAGGAAGAAAAAACCACCATGCCCGTCCCGCTGGACGACATCGAAGCGGATCGGGCCTGGGCGCAGCAACGGTTTGAAGAGGCGAGTGCGGGCCTGGCCGACGCCCGGGCCGCCGTCACGCGTCTGGATGCGGGGGCGCCCGACGGAATCGAGAGCAGCCTGAAGGAACTGGTCACGATCCAGGGGTATCGCGCCCTCGGCCTCAAGCAGCACCTGGACCTTCTGGCCGAAGTCGAAGTGACCCGACAGGAACTGAGGCAGCTTCGCGCCGACGAAATGACGGAGGCCGGACCGGAGGCCGGGCCCGAGGCCGTGCCCGAGGCGGCGGGCGCGGGCGGTATCATGGCGGCCCTGGCAATCTGGCAGGAGCTCGACGAGTTGAAGCAGCGGGAGGAGGCCGATAAGCTCCGCATAAACACCTATACGCGCGGCCGGGAGCAAGCCGACATCCTGCTGGAGCGGACCGCGCAGGACTATCGCCGCGCGCTGGAATCCCTGGAAGGCGCCAGGAACGACGAGGCCATCAAGCTGGCCCGCGCCGAGGTTGAGCTGCAGCGCGCGGCCCGGGAATTTGCCCGTGAACGGGTCTATTACTTCGCGACCCGCGAGCAGGCCCACGTGGACATCACGGCGCGCAATGAAATCCAGCATCGCAAGGCCGCCTGGCGCCTCGACAGGGTGGTCGGGCGCTTGTCGCTTCCCGAGGCCGATCTAAAGGCGCGGGAGGCGGCGATTCGGGCGGAAATAACGGAAATCGAAGCGACACTGGTCGTGCTGGCGCAAGAAGACAAAGTGCTGCAGGATCAACTGCAACGCGCGAAGGCGGCGTCCACACTCTCCGCGGAAAAAACGGAACCCCTCGCGGATCCGGCCCCGGACATGCACCTGCTCCTCGATCGCGCCGCAAATCTCCGGGCCACCATCGATGACCTGATCACCATCCACCTCGTCTGGCTGAACCTCGAACTGACCTGGTGGCAGCGGCGACATCAGTACGACACGAATCCCTCCGCCGATTTGCTGCGGCAGTCGAGTTACAGCATCGACACCAGCCTCAGCCAGGCCGCCGATCTGATCCGCCTGGTCAATTTGACCCGCGAGGATGTAAATCGGCAGTTGGCCAACGCAACCGCGCAGGGTCCCGAGCACGACGCCTACCGACAGGAATTGAACCGGCGCGCCGAACGCCTGACCCGTGGCGGTGAACTGGCGCGCGGCGTGGTGGCGTTCCTGTCGCTGTGGAAGGCCGAACTGGCTTCCGCCAGCGAATCGCTGGACCTCGGCGAGCGCACCGGGGCCTGGTTCGCCGCACGCAGGAGCGACGTCGAACATCTCTGGCACTTCGAGCTCTTCGCGGTGGAAGACCGCATCATGGTGGACGGCGAGGTCATCGTGGAAGAGCGCCCCGTCACCGTGGGGAAGGTCGTGCTCGCGCTGCTGGTGCTCGCCGCCGGCCTGGTCGTGGCCCGTTGGATCGGCCGCGGCGCGGGATTTCTACTCGCCCCGATTTATCGTCGCCAGTGGGGCAATCGCCTCATCATCGAGCGGGTGATCCACGCCGGCGCGGTCGTAGCCGTCGTGGTGCTTGCCCTGATCACCGTGAAGATACCCCTCACCGTCTTCGCGTTTCTCGGCGGCGCGCTCGCCATCGGCGTGGGCTTCGGCGCGCAGAACCTGATCAACAATTTCATCAGCGGTTTCATTCTACTCGCCGAGCGCCCCATTCGAACCGGCGACATCATCGAGGTTGAGGGAACCCGGGGAAAGGTCGAGGCCATCGGCGAGCGCTGCACCCGGGTGCGCCGCTTCGACGGCATCGAAATCCTGATCCCGAACAGCCAGTTGCTCGAACAGAGCGTCACCAACATGACCCACTCCGATCAGCGCGTCCGCGCGCGCATCGCCGTCGGTGTCGCCTACGGATCGCCCACGCGCAAGGTGCAGGAGCTGCTGGCCGAAGCGGCCCTAGAACATCCCCTCGTCATTGCCGATCCCCCACCCCTGGCCCTTTTTGAAGAACTGGGCGAGAGCGCGATGAATTTCGCCCTGTACTTCTGGGTGGACTTGCCCGCGCAGCCCGACGCCCGCGTGGTAACGAGCGACCTGCTTCACCGCATCTATGAGCGATTCAAGGCGGCAAACATCACGTTCGCCTACCCACAGCGCGATATTCACCTCGACACCAACGGCCCGGTGCCGGTAACGCTGTCGCCCGCCCGAGTTGCCGTGAACGACGGCCCCGCGGAGCCCTGA
- the eda gene encoding bifunctional 4-hydroxy-2-oxoglutarate aldolase/2-dehydro-3-deoxy-phosphogluconate aldolase, which translates to MDRYQRIQYLKDKGIVAIIRADEGGDALVRTVEALVKGGIHCVEITMTTPGALQCIEAASRELAGRDVLLGVGSVLDAETARLAILAGAQYVVCPVTSAATITMGHRYGVPVLPGAFTPTEIFTAWELGGDLIKVFPATLGGLEYIKAVKAPMPQIPLVPTGGVDADNLHTFVEAGVAAVGVGTALVNKTLVASGDFAAIEARAKRFAEAYAKAKEK; encoded by the coding sequence ATGGACCGCTACCAACGAATTCAATACCTTAAGGACAAGGGGATCGTGGCCATCATCCGCGCGGATGAAGGGGGAGACGCCCTGGTGCGCACGGTGGAGGCGCTGGTGAAGGGGGGCATTCATTGTGTGGAGATCACCATGACCACGCCGGGCGCGTTGCAGTGTATCGAGGCGGCCAGCCGCGAACTTGCGGGCCGGGATGTGCTGCTCGGTGTGGGCAGCGTGCTCGATGCGGAGACGGCCCGCCTGGCCATCCTCGCGGGGGCGCAGTATGTGGTATGCCCGGTCACTTCGGCCGCGACGATTACCATGGGGCATCGCTACGGCGTTCCGGTGCTTCCGGGCGCGTTTACCCCGACGGAAATTTTCACGGCCTGGGAGCTCGGGGGCGATCTGATCAAGGTCTTCCCGGCCACGCTGGGCGGACTGGAATATATCAAGGCTGTAAAGGCGCCGATGCCCCAGATTCCCCTCGTTCCCACGGGCGGCGTGGACGCGGACAACCTGCACACGTTTGTCGAGGCGGGTGTGGCGGCGGTCGGCGTGGGCACCGCGCTTGTCAATAAGACCCTGGTGGCTTCGGGTGACTTCGCGGCAATCGAAGCGCGCGCGAAGCGCTTTGCGGAGGCCTACGCGAAAGCGAAGGAGAAATGA
- a CDS encoding cyclic nucleotide-binding domain-containing protein, with amino-acid sequence MSEDRVDAVPERRQGRVADSLPPCIAALPVRALPAGEVLIEENSVSGALYFLDSGTLEVRKDAVQLAEVSEVGAVFGEMSVLLRTVHTAAVIASTDVEVRVAMDPELFLRDNPEVALYVARILARRLNSLNRYLVDIKHQFSDMDDHLGMVDEVLGALMNKHPRDIDRRRRS; translated from the coding sequence ATGTCTGAAGATCGTGTTGATGCCGTACCTGAGCGGCGTCAGGGACGGGTGGCGGATTCCCTTCCCCCGTGTATTGCGGCGTTACCGGTGCGGGCCCTTCCCGCGGGTGAGGTGTTGATCGAGGAAAACTCCGTATCGGGGGCGCTGTATTTTCTGGATAGTGGTACGTTGGAAGTTCGCAAGGACGCGGTGCAGCTTGCGGAGGTGAGCGAGGTGGGGGCGGTCTTCGGGGAGATGTCGGTGTTGCTGCGCACCGTGCATACGGCGGCGGTAATCGCATCGACGGATGTGGAGGTGCGGGTGGCGATGGATCCGGAGTTGTTCCTGCGGGACAACCCGGAGGTGGCGCTCTATGTGGCGCGTATTCTGGCGCGGCGGCTGAATTCACTGAACCGGTACCTGGTGGACATAAAGCACCAGTTTTCAGATATGGATGATCACCTGGGGATGGTGGACGAGGTGCTTGGCGCGCTGATGAACAAGCACCCGCGCGATATCGACCGCCGCAGGCGAAGTTAA
- a CDS encoding DUF421 domain-containing protein — MFNLAVPWWEFIVRGVVIYVFLLVLLRVTGKRQISQMSPFDLVLLLILSNAVQNSMNAGDNSLAGGMISATTLVVLNYALAMATFRSKRLERLVEGRPQLIVHHGRVFEDVMRSGNITREELDTTLREAGFFSVKDVRLAVLETNGKISVLGYDR; from the coding sequence ATGTTCAATCTCGCCGTCCCCTGGTGGGAATTTATCGTTCGCGGTGTCGTCATCTATGTCTTCCTCCTGGTGCTGCTGCGCGTCACGGGGAAGCGCCAGATCAGCCAGATGTCGCCTTTTGATCTCGTGCTGCTGTTAATCCTCTCGAACGCGGTGCAGAATTCGATGAACGCGGGAGACAACTCCCTTGCGGGCGGCATGATCAGCGCCACGACGCTGGTGGTGCTGAACTATGCCCTGGCGATGGCGACCTTCCGGAGCAAGCGGCTGGAGCGGTTGGTGGAGGGGCGTCCCCAGTTGATTGTCCACCACGGCAGGGTCTTTGAGGATGTGATGCGCTCGGGCAACATCACGCGGGAAGAACTGGACACGACGCTACGGGAAGCCGGGTTCTTTTCAGTGAAGGACGTGCGGCTCGCGGTGTTGGAGACGAATGGAAAAATCAGCGTGCTGGGGTATGACCGTTGA
- a CDS encoding metallophosphoesterase: MPMRILIVADLHYSLKQFDWVAGAAANYDLVVIAGDLLDLAGHVDLDAQIVVVLKYLDRIRAQVPVFVSSGNHDGDTQNEQNEFVARWLKKARRENLHVDGDSVTLADDLFTVCPWWDGPVTREAMREFVHAEREKPRKRWFWLHHAPPDASMVSWTGKKHFGDAHLNEIIAAHNPQFIFSGHVHNSPFQREGSWVDKIGDTWVFNPGHETSAVPSFIELDLDAMRATWVSSMGTEEVDLNAPLMARAEY; encoded by the coding sequence ATGCCCATGCGAATACTCATTGTTGCCGATCTACATTACAGCCTCAAGCAGTTCGACTGGGTAGCGGGCGCCGCGGCGAACTACGACCTGGTGGTTATCGCGGGCGATCTCCTCGATCTGGCCGGGCATGTCGATTTGGACGCCCAGATCGTTGTCGTGCTCAAATACCTCGACCGAATCCGCGCTCAGGTGCCCGTTTTTGTATCCTCCGGCAATCACGACGGCGATACGCAGAACGAGCAGAACGAGTTTGTGGCCCGCTGGCTGAAGAAGGCCAGGCGGGAGAACCTCCACGTCGACGGCGACAGCGTCACGCTGGCCGACGACCTTTTCACGGTCTGCCCCTGGTGGGACGGGCCCGTGACCCGGGAGGCCATGCGCGAATTTGTCCACGCCGAGCGCGAAAAACCCCGCAAGCGCTGGTTCTGGCTGCACCATGCGCCGCCGGACGCCAGCATGGTGAGTTGGACCGGCAAGAAGCACTTTGGCGACGCTCACCTCAACGAGATTATCGCCGCGCACAACCCCCAGTTCATTTTCAGCGGCCACGTGCACAATTCGCCCTTTCAGCGGGAGGGCTCGTGGGTCGACAAGATCGGCGATACCTGGGTATTCAATCCCGGTCACGAAACCAGTGCCGTGCCGTCCTTCATCGAGCTTGACCTCGACGCCATGCGCGCCACCTGGGTCTCCTCCATGGGCACGGAAGAGGTGGATCTCAACGCGCCCCTGATGGCTCGAGCGGAGTATTAG